A window of Streptomyces sp. DG1A-41 contains these coding sequences:
- a CDS encoding DEAD/DEAH box helicase, with the protein MTTTAGTSSASHHLSPAFPGRAPWGTASKLRAWQQGAMEKYIQEQPRDFLAVATPGAGKTTFALTLASWLLHHHVVQQVTVVAPTEHLKKQWAEAAARIGIKLDPEYSAGPLGREYHGVAVTYAGVGVRPMLHRNRVEQRKTLVILDEIHHAGDSKSWGEACLEAFEPATRRLALTGTPFRSDTNPIPFVTYEEGQDGIRRSAADYTYGYGNALADNVVRPVIFLSYSGNMRWRTKAGDEVAARLGEPMTKDAISQAWRTALDPRGEWMPAVLRAADQRLTEVRKAIPDAGALVIASDQDSARAYAKLIREITGSKATLVLSDDAGASERIDEFSANTDRWMVAVRMVSEGVDVPRLAVGVYATTISTPLFFAQAVGRFVRSRRRGETASVFLPTVPDLLSFANEMERERDHVLDKPKKEGEEDPYAESEKEMEEANKEQDEDTGEQEMLPFEALESDAVFDRVMYNGAEFGMQAHPGSEEEQDYLGIPGLLEPDQVQLLLQKRQARQIAHSRKKPDEEADLLELPAERRPVVSHKEMMELRRQLNTMVGAYVHQSGKPHGVIHTELRRVCGGPPAAEATAGQLRQRIAKVQEWATRMK; encoded by the coding sequence GTGACTACCACCGCCGGCACAAGCTCTGCCTCGCACCACCTGTCCCCGGCGTTCCCCGGCCGGGCCCCCTGGGGTACCGCCAGCAAGCTGCGCGCCTGGCAGCAGGGCGCGATGGAGAAGTACATCCAGGAGCAGCCGCGGGACTTCCTGGCGGTCGCCACCCCCGGCGCCGGCAAGACGACCTTCGCGCTGACACTGGCGTCCTGGCTGCTGCACCACCACGTCGTGCAGCAGGTCACCGTCGTGGCCCCGACCGAGCATCTGAAGAAGCAGTGGGCCGAGGCCGCGGCCCGGATAGGCATCAAGCTCGACCCGGAGTACAGCGCCGGGCCGCTCGGCCGGGAGTACCACGGGGTCGCCGTGACGTACGCGGGTGTCGGTGTGCGGCCGATGCTCCACCGCAACCGCGTCGAGCAGCGCAAGACCCTGGTCATCCTCGACGAGATCCATCACGCCGGTGACAGCAAGTCCTGGGGTGAGGCCTGTCTGGAGGCCTTCGAGCCCGCCACCCGCCGACTCGCCCTCACCGGTACACCCTTCCGGTCCGACACCAACCCCATCCCCTTCGTGACGTACGAGGAGGGGCAGGACGGAATCCGGCGGTCCGCCGCCGACTACACCTACGGGTACGGCAACGCGCTCGCCGACAACGTCGTCCGGCCCGTCATCTTCCTCTCCTACAGCGGCAACATGCGCTGGCGCACCAAGGCCGGTGACGAGGTCGCCGCGCGGCTCGGCGAGCCCATGACCAAGGACGCCATCAGCCAGGCCTGGCGGACCGCCCTCGATCCGCGCGGTGAGTGGATGCCGGCCGTGCTGCGCGCCGCCGACCAGCGGCTGACCGAGGTGCGCAAGGCCATCCCGGACGCCGGCGCGCTCGTCATCGCCTCCGACCAGGACTCGGCGCGCGCGTACGCCAAGCTGATCCGCGAGATCACGGGCAGCAAGGCGACCCTCGTGCTGTCCGACGACGCCGGCGCCTCCGAGCGGATCGACGAGTTCAGCGCGAACACCGACCGGTGGATGGTCGCCGTGCGGATGGTGTCCGAGGGCGTCGACGTGCCGCGGCTCGCGGTGGGTGTGTACGCCACCACCATCTCGACGCCGCTCTTCTTCGCGCAGGCCGTCGGGCGTTTCGTACGGTCCCGGCGGCGCGGCGAGACGGCCTCCGTGTTCCTGCCGACCGTGCCCGACCTGCTCTCGTTCGCCAACGAGATGGAGCGCGAGCGCGACCACGTCCTCGACAAGCCCAAGAAGGAGGGCGAGGAGGACCCCTACGCCGAATCCGAGAAGGAGATGGAGGAGGCGAACAAGGAGCAGGACGAGGACACCGGCGAGCAGGAGATGCTGCCCTTCGAGGCGCTGGAGTCCGACGCGGTCTTCGACCGGGTCATGTACAACGGCGCCGAGTTCGGCATGCAGGCCCACCCGGGGAGCGAGGAGGAGCAGGACTACCTCGGCATCCCCGGGTTGCTGGAGCCCGACCAGGTCCAGCTGCTGCTCCAGAAGCGGCAGGCCCGGCAGATCGCGCACAGCCGCAAGAAGCCGGACGAGGAGGCCGACCTGCTCGAACTGCCCGCCGAGCGGCGGCCGGTCGTCTCGCACAAGGAGATGATGGAGCTGCGGCGGCAGCTCAACACGATGGTCGGCGCGTACGTCCACCAGAGCGGCAAGCCGCACGGAGTGATCCACACGGAGCTGCGGCGTGTGTGCGGGGGGCCTCCGGCGGCGGAGGCCACGGCGGGGCAGCTGCGGCAGCGGATCGCGAAGGTCCAGGAGTGGGCCACGCGGATGAAGTGA